The genomic region TTAAAACACATCCGATATCAGAATCATATTCAAGTATAACACAATGTCCATCCAGTGAAAGATGAATTGCTACAGTGGACCATATAAGACCAAAATGACTGTTCGAAATTCTTGGGTTTGTAAATAAGAACCGAAACAGGAACAACCATTGTGGTTGCTCAGCTCCCTTGCCAAGCTGAAACAGCTGAAGTTCAAAGATTCAaccaattttcaaacaaaaacaacaTGCCTAAACTATAAGATGACACTCCAACTACTCCTGCATAATCCAACCACAATCGCGAAAAAAGAATTCAACTTTATCAACCACCAACTAACAAGAATCAAACCCCAGAAAATTTTCAACCTTTTTCCTCAATTACAAACCATATATCAACTCAAATTACCACAAAAGTAAAACCTAACCTCCAAAATTCTATCATGTTTCAAGGTGTTACAAAAACCCAataaaaaatattttgaaaaacgtaTACAATCAAATGAAACCGATAAACTAACAAACATTCAAATTACATCaccaaatcaatcaatcaaaagcAAAGCAAAAGCAAACCTGTCACAAGTTATGACGGCACTCACAACCGATTTAAATAATAGTAAAAAGGGAAGGGGTTATGAgacgtcacaagcttatgaccgTCACAAGCAAAATTTGCTCATAAACAGAAAAGGGAAGAAAGTAATTACAAGGGCAATAGCAGAAACAAGTGCATAAGCTCCAGAAAGAGTAAAAAAGATAATATCTTGCCACTGAGTTGACTCATTGATCTCGTCCCACCACCCTGCCATTAAATCAGAACTTCTAAACCCACTTGAGATTAGTGCTAATCTACCCATTTACCCAGATAATTCCTAATTACTACTCTTAATTACTGAATTAAGAGTGAAGACTATGATTAGTAGACAGAAAGAGAAGACTTGCTGGTCTTAATCAACTGAAAATATGATAATGTGATTTATGGGTTTTTGAGCTTTTGGATTAAACAAGAACATTCTAAAATCAACTTTATTTATGATTATTATATATACAGTGTTTATATTTTGTTGGTATTAATGGTTGAGGTGAAGCATATTCATTGGTTTTAGGTGAGGTTCAAGTGGTGGTTTTGATTACGAAAATAAAGGTACTGTTGTAATTTCAGGATAATATACTGTACTTTACTGTTTAAGTGTGTATACTGTGAATCTACAATTTTCTTTCCCAAATTCTACTCTAAATTGTGTCTCGAGTTTTGATTTTTGAATCACGGCTTCTTGTTTAACATCGTATTAACTTAAGACGACTTTTATACAGTCACAACTCATACGGACCCAATTAAAATATAGGTGGAAAATTGAAGATAAGAGGAAAGTCTTAAGTTAAAGACGATCAAATGTTTTTTAACTCgtattaaagaaaagaaactctcCCCGTAATTACTGTGTCAGTCAGTGTAGGACGGTCTATTTATATAAAAATCACTCTTTTAGTCTTTTATTGATAGAAATAAATCGGGGATGTAGCAAATTAGCCCCATAAGTTTCCAAAAATGTGTAATTAAgcacaaatcaaattttctatcATTTTTTTAACTAAAATTAATATATTCTATTATAAAAAGGATTTTAACAAAATTAAATACATTATATTTCTACATATTCAACGAAAAATGCAAaccaaatttaatttaaacaaaaaaattggTCATGTAACTTTGTAACTTCACTTAAATTCTCATATTATGAACATTTTTtcaccaaaataaataaataaatattataaaaatatatttgaaCATGGTTTTTTGATAATCAGGAATTTTAGaatttatattttattaaatatttggACTTTCAATAATAgtataataattaatttagtaaattttattcttaaaaataagaTTTGTGCTTAATTACACATTGGGAGAAACTTATGGGGGTGATTTGCTACATTAATAAGTTAGGGGGCTTTATTGCACCTAGTATCAAACTTGTGGAGGTTATTTGCTATATTTCCCGAAATAAATGAGTGATTTTGTATagaaaaggaccgtctgacacttTAAAACCGTCATATTTTAGATTTTGTGCAAATTATATTACCAAAATTCACTAAATTGTGTATTAGACGTTTTAACTAACGGTCTTTCTCGTGCAAGTATATTACATGTATGAAGTGAAGTTGAAGCATGTATCCAACATTCCAACCAATAGTCTTCCATCATATTCTCGCATAAGGCATAATAAGCTCCCTACCAAACTCAAACTTGTACAAAATCTCAACTTTGGGAACAATACAACCACTATATGGCCTGGAATATTGGACGTATATACATGACACATATATATTCCGAAAATCGAGTGGTAACACTCATGACGACCCGAGTTAAAATTGCACTTATAACAATGTATATCCCGAAAAGGATTCTTTTTTTTTACAGATTCTTATACATATTCTCAAAGCATTCGAAAGAGTTCAATCTACATTACACAAAATTCGACTTGTCTTTTTTTACTACGATTAATGACAAGTATTGTTAGATCGAATGACTAGAGACTTACTCCAACCTCCCTGAAGAATTGCAAGCAATCTCAATCACCTTGACCACTTCATTCTCCTTCACAACATCCTTGCTTTTTTCATAATTTCTTCACGTTTTTACAGAGATACATATATTTCGATTGGGTGCGTAAATTGCAAACCAAAAACACCCAGAAAGGGGAAATAAAACAAGGGTTTGGGTATTCATCAAATTGAGATGGATTCAGCTCCTACAACAGAGGAGATGGAAGAAACACAAGGAAACCAATATCGGCGTTTTCCATCTTTGTGGCCATCGTCAATCATTGCAAGACCTTCCTGTATTGGAAAATAAGACTTGAGTAATATAGCTAATGTCTTTCTAACATATTAAATGGGAGCACATAAAAGCACGGGGTGCATCAACTAAAGCACGGGATTTATATTGCTTGCTTACCAATTTGCCCTTACCCACTTTATGAGACATTGAAAAGTCAAGGGTGTAAAGTGTCCACGCACAAACAAATCTAGTGTCTTGGTTGATAGAGCCCGTGTATTTATGCCAAGCCTATTAAAATACGGAGAAATGAAGAGAAGAACTTGCCTCCAATAAGGTTTCAAGAGCATCAATGGCACGCCCACTTGACCAAGAGAGTCGTCTTTCGACGTCTTCCACCGCCACAAAACCTTGTGCCTATTATTTGGGGAAAGTGATCAGTAGATGCAAGAACTATTTTCACAGGTTAATGACAAACACACAAGCAAAtcaatacaaaaaaaaatttatgctAGTTACAATTATTGTGGGAGTACAAGGAATTTACAGCGACAATAAAGTAATGATCTTTTAGCAAGTACAAATGAATATAAGCAGCATCAAATGTCTTCTCCGTTTTAACGGTATATTATGCTTCAGAGGATTTTCGGTTCAAAAACCTAGATTACGGATAGCCATCAACTCACATCTGGGTTCAAAAATTCTAACCAACTATTACAGTCCCAAGCAAGTATCAATAAAAAAGACAGAACAATACCACAAGTTGGCTAAGAATGACTGAATTCGGATAATACGAGATATTAACCATCCAATGATAAAACCCAAAATAGACAAGTGCACTCAGAATTACCTGACCCCCTCTCTGCGCGCGCACACACACAGGAAAAAAACTGATATATATTCTGAAAATTGCAGGGATAACAACAAACCTGAGCCAGCTCCAAGATTTCATTGTGATCTTTGTTTAACTCAGTCGGAACAGATCGGATGAGCTTTTTCTTACCGACAGATATCACCTCAAAACCACTGCCTAAAATCTGAGATCAAGCACAACAAAAAGACGGAAGACTGTTGAAACTAATCTGGAATTAAAGTAACATGTCAACTTCAAAAACACAATCTCAAATTTTACTCACTGCAAATTTGCAGGCAAGCTTGCAAGTTACTCCACTAAATAGTGGTAATCGAGTTGATGGTATGACTAATCAAGTACTCTGTTATCACAATGCTTGGGTACATTACACCCGTAAACTCGAAAGTACTCCAGCAGTAGCCAATAAATTTTAATTAACGGTAACTAATCGTATTACTTTAGACCAAAAGAAGACATTTTTACCAACACATAGTATCAAAAGATACCTTCAGCTTACTAATAGCACGTAGACAGTCATCCTCCGACACAGGTTCACGAGCATTTTTCCTTTTCACACGTAATAGATCTAACAACTCTTGCAAGTTTATCAAGCCTCCATTGATTGGTCTTGTAGCCAAACATATTTCCACAATTTGGACACCTATCCAGGAAGATAAcaaatacataaaaaaaaaatacacaagaGAATAATGAGAGTCTATGTTTCTCAAATTCACTTAGAATTAACTGACATGGGTGTGTGTACAAGTATCAGACTTGGCTATTTGATCCTAATGTTTTTGGCATAAGATGAAGTGTCTTAGTGTCATATCTATGCCCGAGTGTAGAGTATCCAAAAAGGGTACGATGTAATATGAAGAGTCAACATAGACCAAAGTTAATACTACAAATGCAAGCTTATAGTAATACATGTGACAGAAACTCTAAGgcattgtttggatagcaaaagtggagaaaaagggaggggagggggatggATGAAGggagggaagggaagggaagggagcaaaatggatccctccaaatcccctcccttccctttccctccaaatcccctCATCCAAACAAAGGCTAAATGGATTTATCATAGGGTGACAAAATGTGAAAGTTCTGGCGGAAAATCTACAATAATTCAATGACACTTATACCAGCTTGAAAGATGAGGACTGAACTGCACAATACCTTTACTAGAGGATGACACTCACCAAGTTCATAATAAAAGTCACCGATCCCTAGAAGCTCAGCCCAAAAACCTTTATTTGAGGCAAGAGGATCCACTCCTACTTTAGAGCACATCTCATGGAATTGAGCTCTGAATGTGGGATTCTTCCGAATGTCATTCTGGGGGCAAATATAATTTTATCATTTACCATGCTAATTCACAATCAAACAATATTCTTACTAGAACTAACATCATAAATAAGGTATGGTTTCCATTCAAAACCATCAATTCTAAGACATAGCAGTCAACGTCTAGCCACCTCATTGGCAAACTAAACTTAATGCACACACAAGTGAAAGTATCCTAGATTCCTTTTttgaatcaaaccctaaaacccgtCCTCACCGAATGAATTACCCAAGTTGACATTCAAAATAAGTGACAAGATTTGCTTGAACAGCAACCAGAACACTATCTGAAACAAAACTGAAATTTATGCTTTCTCAACAGCGGTAACTGTTATCTCCATCACTCTTACCCGATACACACAGCATACCAAACATCAAATTTGTTCAATACAACACAACACTAGAAGTCCAAAACACTTCGGTATAGGCCAAATCATGATTTTTTTCCTCACATAATAGCTGAGACCAGCACATGGAACATGCACACAAGTCCAACACTTGCAGACAAATTTGATCAACACAAAGCACAATTACAGAATACACCATCAAATTCAATCAATACACCATCAATACAATGCTTTCTCAACAGGCCTAACTATAATCTCCGTCACTCTTACGTTCTTACCCGATAGAGACAGCACACCAAACACCAAATTTGTTCAATACAAGTATACAGCACAACATTAGAAGCCGAGTACAGTTCATAATAGGCCAaattatgatgatgattattattattttttccaCATAATAGCCGAGTCCAACACTTGAACACGCACACAAACCCGACACTCCAGACAATTTCAACCAACATTAACTACAATTACAGAATGCACATCAAATTCAGTCAATACAAACCTAAAAACAGTCATCAATTcatcaaaaaatcaataaaaaccTTGTGTTTACGAGCGAAATCCTCGAGCTGCGATCGAAAAGTGGCAAGCTGTTCCTTCATAAGATCGGTCCTCAATTTAGCTACATTTTCTCCGAGTAATCGATATTGATCCTGTTAATACAAACTACTGATTACTAATTCCTATTCCAAAttttaatcatacaattaattgtaaAAGCAAGATTTCTGTTGAATTGAATTGTACTATAAGTTAATTTAAAGAAGTAATTAATTGGAAAAAAGGGGGGAAATTGGGACGAACCCTAGCTGCAGCAGCAGTTTGAAGACCACCAATTCCAGGTCTTCGCCTCATTCTTCTAAattctaatctttacttcttCAATTGAGATTTTCCCTCTTAAAAATCTCGATAGGAAATGGAATAGTGTTATCCGGTGGTGTCGTGTTCGGTATCaatattattaaattaaattaaactagTATAAATCCCGCGCAcacgcggttttttagatagggaCATTAGATAATTTAACAATTATCTAATTATATTTAACTTATTTTAACTCCATTTGAAATTTTAGTATAGAATAAAACTTAATATTAGTAATGATTTATATTAAGAGATAGAAAAAAGAAGGTTCAACGTTGTTACCGTGTATACAATTGCTGAAGCTATTTTGTCTGTATCTGTGTTGTAATAAATATAGTTATGTATAtattaaatcaaaaaaattaaaaaataaccaAAATTTAAATGTTCACGTTGTATACAGTAGAAATCGATAGTATTAAATTATAaagtgtaaaaaaaaaattattcgcaATTTTTTCGTTTTAGAAGTAAAAACAATATATGAATGCTCTTATCTTGTAGTAGGTTAGTTATTGTATGTAATTAATCATTGGCCCAGTTGTAGACATATAAATGTGTAAATGGAATAGAATTATATTGAATTAAGCAGTTTGGCCCAATTgtatataaaatataatgaaGCTCAAATATAGaatattcatttaggcgggaaaatattAGAGCTTTCTTAtctcccttaaactaaaagaataagagatctctaaagttttcccgcctaaatgaattaggCTATAAATGGGCTTCATAACATCATATCTGCAACTGGGCCATCCTGATTAATTTCGACTTAAGCTATAAATGGGCTTCATAATATCATATCTACATGAACTGGACCATACTAATTAATTTCATACAATATATAATTCTATACCATTTAAAAAAGGGGATAATATTCTTTTAACTTGCATAGACATATTAACGGGATATTCTTATTTTGTTACATACATGAAATTGCACTAATTATATGTACAACGTGATAtaaatattttactattattatttttaaaaataaacATGATGACCAAGAACATTTTTTAGGAAACattttctaattaattttattattctaTCTTTTGATGCAAACGTAGTACAGATTGAGAGtattcataaattattattacttcTAAAAAGAAAAACTTACTTATGATATATTTTTTACACTTTAACTTAATATCCATCTTTGCTCCATACTATATGAAAACTtaaattttggttacttttttttttaattgtttatataaCGCCTTCGGTGGATATTGTGATATAATTAAAAACAATGTTTTCTTAAAACAGagttaataaaataattttagCAAAACCGACAATCTTATACGGGGTAAAAGTGTTGGACAATCTCTTTTCTAGCTCTTAATACAAAATTACTAAtagtaaattttataattaaatttcaaatggagTTAAATATCAATAGTATAATTATTAAATTCTCTAATATTcttatctaaaaaaccgcgcatttgcgcggggtCTATACTAGTTCTTTTAGTTTAGTTGGGATTAAATATTTTAGGTGATCCGGTGGTTCCGTTctttggaaaaaaaattatattttaaaaattACTCCGTATATAATATGGCTTTTTCTTACTAACCAGACGGTCTTGATCATACTCCGTATCTCTCAAAATATGTTGTAAAAAGTTTTGAGTATATTAATTGTGATATATATTTAACATGAATACGATGGTATGATTAcaagatttgtttttttttttcggtgctCAAGAGGGGCTAAGCCCCGAATTAAATGTTTGTTACAATGCGAGGAGTAGTAACTCCGAAAACATCATCCCTAAGAATAGTACGAAGATTGTCAAAAGGAGTATCTAAATAAGTAGGAGTAATACTAGAATCTATCCCTTGATTGGCAAGCATATCGGCTGCTTTATTTCCCTCTCTGTAAATATGCTCCAGCTTGACGGACCATATGGGATCATTGATAAGGTTCTTGCATCGCTGTATAATAAATTTGAGGCTATTGCTAACCAATTGTTCTCCATTGACGATATCCACGCAAGGTGAATTGTCCATATGCACTAGGAGCTTTGGAATTCGCAATTCCCTAGCTCGTTCCAAGCCAGTTAGTAGAGCTAGTAGCTCCGCCTTCATTGATGAGCAATTTCCACAAGATAAGAAATAAGCCGACATAAAATTACCAGTCGTGTCCCTGAAGATTCCACCTCCTCCAGCTGGACCCGGATTCCCCTTAGCTGCACCATCCGTATTCAGTAGTACCCAACCATATGGCGGAGGGGACCACCGAATTAATAGCTCAACATGACGTGACCGAGGTGTAGGAATAAGGAAATCGAATTTGTCAAATGCTTTTTTTGTAACTTCAAATTGCTGGTATAGGAAAATATGTGGGTGTATGGGATTTTCATTCTCACGTCCGAAGACGATATTGTTACGCCATCGCCATATCCACCAACAAGTGACTGTAAAATAGATGGGCCAATCAAGGACACTAACCTCCACATCATTACAGGATTTGTAAAGTTAAATGATTACAGGATTTGTGAAGTTAAAGAATTGAAATTTCTATTTTCGGTTCTTATTGAACCAGCAAGTTTTTTTTAAGTTTCGTGCAAAGCACATTTCGATTGACTATGCAAGTAAATCTTCAAGTCTCGTATAAAACCGACTTATAAACAATAAAACCAACTCAACAGTCGCTCCTCGCATGCCTAAAAGAGCAACCAATCCTTCATCTGCAATTCATCGACTTATCTCAACGATGAATTCAATGACGACTTAACTTGTTATCCGGAGTCTTAGGTAACATATTTATACTCTTACTGTTTCCTTGTTGCTGCAAGTTTCTAATAATGAGAAATGCGCTCTGCAGCGAAAAGAAAATGACTAATTTGAAGGATCCGATACAGAAAACTACGCATACAATGAATAAACAGGTTAACATTTCAAATGCTAGCTACAAAAACATATCTGCACGGTACTGTGTGTGGTTCACTATTAAATTTTATGATCTCGTTAATTGAATAGTAACACTATTATCTAAGCCGATAAGCCGGTAGCATCCTTGGGAATGAGAAAGAGAAGGGCCACCGGGATGA from Silene latifolia isolate original U9 population chromosome 3, ASM4854445v1, whole genome shotgun sequence harbors:
- the LOC141646873 gene encoding vacuolar protein sorting-associated protein 22 homolog 1 isoform X2; the protein is MRRRPGIGGLQTAAAARDQYRLLGENVAKLRTDLMKEQLATFRSQLEDFARKHKNDIRKNPTFRAQFHEMCSKVGVDPLASNKGFWAELLGIGDFYYELGVQIVEICLATRPINGGLINLQELLDLLRVKRKNAREPVSEDDCLRAISKLKILGSGFEVISVGKKKLIRSVPTELNKDHNEILELAQAQGFVAVEDVERRLSWSSGRAIDALETLLEASLAMIDDGHKDGKRRYWFPCVSSISSVVGAESISI
- the LOC141646873 gene encoding vacuolar protein sorting-associated protein 22 homolog 1 isoform X1, whose protein sequence is MRRRPGIGGLQTAAAARDQYRLLGENVAKLRTDLMKEQLATFRSQLEDFARKHKNDIRKNPTFRAQFHEMCSKVGVDPLASNKGFWAELLGIGDFYYELGVQIVEICLATRPINGGLINLQELLDLLRVKRKNAREPVSEDDCLRAISKLKILGSGFEVISVGKKKLIRSVPTELNKDHNEILELAQAQGFVAVEDVERRLSWSSGRAIDALETLLEEGLAMIDDGHKDGKRRYWFPCVSSISSVVGAESISI